A genome region from Marinobacter panjinensis includes the following:
- a CDS encoding adenylate/guanylate cyclase domain-containing protein, with protein MMSAPIDLRNASSSASKATVLDSQNNPIAIPPMPDYSGRILAYTTTAGIIVSGILQDVFGLWMLWLLAGALTWPHIAHQLTRKTFLRNSPRIRQKMLLVDCAIGGGFVGCIGLIAIPSVAVVLMLMFSCLIIGGIRQWLLGTVIMAASIAIGVAIVGPAASFQSPMITSIIAIFATGLYICVTAFYSHQQARALMMAKTQIQNQREQSIALSHKLSKYLSPQVWQSIFTGERDVRLETQRKKLAVFFSDIKGFTELSEEMEPEALTELLNHYFNEMSEVALKYGGTIDKFVGDSIMIFFGDPTSRGQKEDAFACVSMAVEMRKHMKIMRQKWRSQGIKTPLEIRMGISTGYTTVGNFGAENRMDYTIIGKEVNLASRLESLAEPGEILISYETFSLIKDRIMCRDKGEITVKGFGRPVSIYEVVDFRRDMGPNRSFLEHEHSGFAMYLDSEKITERERESILCALEDAAERLRQEEDS; from the coding sequence ATGATGAGCGCCCCGATTGACCTGCGTAACGCCAGTTCCAGCGCCAGCAAGGCCACTGTACTGGATTCGCAGAACAACCCGATTGCCATTCCCCCCATGCCGGATTACAGCGGCAGGATTCTGGCATACACCACAACTGCCGGCATCATTGTTTCGGGCATCCTGCAGGATGTATTTGGCCTGTGGATGTTGTGGCTGCTGGCCGGCGCTCTCACCTGGCCCCACATCGCCCATCAGCTTACCCGTAAAACCTTTCTGCGTAACTCGCCCCGTATCCGGCAGAAAATGCTGCTGGTGGATTGCGCCATCGGGGGCGGGTTCGTCGGCTGCATCGGGCTTATTGCCATTCCGTCGGTAGCCGTCGTGCTGATGCTGATGTTCAGTTGCCTGATCATTGGCGGTATTCGCCAGTGGCTGCTCGGCACGGTCATCATGGCAGCGAGTATTGCGATCGGCGTGGCCATTGTCGGGCCGGCAGCCTCGTTCCAGTCGCCGATGATTACCAGCATTATTGCCATATTCGCCACAGGGCTCTACATCTGCGTTACTGCCTTCTATTCCCACCAACAGGCCCGTGCCCTGATGATGGCAAAGACCCAGATCCAGAATCAACGGGAACAGTCCATCGCACTGTCCCACAAACTGTCCAAGTACCTGTCACCCCAGGTGTGGCAGTCCATCTTTACCGGTGAGCGGGATGTGCGGCTGGAAACCCAGCGCAAGAAACTGGCGGTGTTCTTTTCCGACATCAAGGGCTTTACCGAACTGTCCGAAGAAATGGAACCGGAAGCACTGACCGAACTGCTCAACCACTACTTCAATGAAATGTCCGAGGTGGCCCTCAAGTACGGTGGCACGATCGACAAGTTTGTCGGCGACTCCATCATGATCTTCTTCGGCGACCCCACCAGCCGTGGCCAGAAAGAGGATGCCTTCGCCTGTGTGTCCATGGCCGTGGAAATGCGCAAGCACATGAAAATCATGCGCCAGAAATGGCGCAGCCAGGGCATCAAGACACCGCTGGAAATCCGCATGGGCATCAGTACCGGCTATACCACAGTGGGCAACTTCGGCGCCGAGAATCGTATGGACTACACCATCATCGGCAAGGAAGTGAACCTGGCCAGCCGCCTCGAATCCCTCGCCGAGCCCGGTGAGATCCTGATCTCCTACGAGACCTTCTCGCTGATCAAGGACCGCATCATGTGCCGGGACAAGGGCGAGATCACGGTGAAAGGCTTCGGCCGCCCGGTATCCATCTACGAGGTGGTGGACTTCCGCCGGGACATGGGCCCCAACCGCAGCTTCCTGGAGCACGAACACAGCGGCTTCGCAATGTACCTGGACTCGGAAAAGATCACCGAGCGGGAACGCGAGTCTATCCTTTGCGCCCTGGAAGACGCCGCCGAGCGCCTGCGCCAGGAGGAGGATTCCTGA
- a CDS encoding nitroreductase family protein has protein sequence MTAVMDALLNRSSESRLAAPAPDAETLEKAFACAARAPDHALLRPWRYLVIEGEEALTALGELFASTCDEDAPDKVRDKLRQNPLRAPMIIVGIVSHQTHPKVPEIEQTMSAAVGMGYLLLALEAAGYGGMWRTGGLAYNPDIAKGLGLEDHETITGFLYTGSVSSAKPPVPRPDPKEFVSRWPR, from the coding sequence ATGACTGCAGTAATGGATGCTTTGTTGAACCGGTCTTCGGAGTCGCGCCTGGCTGCGCCGGCACCGGATGCAGAAACCCTGGAAAAAGCCTTCGCCTGCGCCGCGAGGGCGCCGGACCATGCGCTTTTGCGGCCCTGGCGCTATCTGGTTATTGAAGGCGAGGAAGCCCTGACAGCGCTGGGCGAACTGTTTGCATCAACCTGTGATGAGGATGCCCCGGATAAGGTGAGGGATAAGCTTCGCCAGAACCCGTTGAGGGCGCCGATGATTATCGTGGGCATCGTCTCTCACCAGACGCACCCAAAGGTACCGGAAATAGAGCAGACCATGTCAGCCGCCGTTGGTATGGGGTATTTGCTGCTGGCGCTGGAAGCTGCCGGCTATGGTGGCATGTGGCGCACCGGTGGCCTGGCATACAATCCCGATATCGCCAAAGGCCTCGGGCTGGAGGATCATGAAACGATTACCGGCTTTCTATACACCGGCAGCGTTAGCTCAGCCAAACCCCCGGTGCCCAGGCCCGATCCAAAAGAATTTGTGAGCCGCTGGCCGCGCTAG
- the flgB gene encoding flagellar basal body rod protein FlgB has product MAISLDKALGIHQHALEGRVKRAEVLANNLANADTPGYKARDIDFQAMMEKAQEGMSGFGMTRTHESHMDTSPMGQDSELMYRVPNQPSVDGNTVDTQQEQTRFMRNAMDYQASFQFLNGKVTGIKKALSGQ; this is encoded by the coding sequence ATGGCTATTTCCCTGGACAAAGCATTAGGCATTCATCAGCACGCCCTGGAGGGGCGGGTGAAGCGTGCCGAAGTGCTGGCAAACAATCTCGCCAACGCTGACACGCCGGGCTACAAGGCACGGGACATCGACTTTCAGGCGATGATGGAAAAAGCCCAGGAGGGCATGAGCGGGTTCGGTATGACGCGGACTCACGAGTCCCATATGGACACGTCCCCCATGGGCCAGGACAGCGAATTGATGTACCGGGTTCCGAATCAGCCTTCAGTGGATGGCAATACCGTGGATACGCAGCAGGAGCAGACCCGCTTCATGCGCAATGCCATGGATTACCAGGCCAGTTTCCAGTTCCTGAACGGCAAAGTCACAGGCATCAAAAAGGCACTCTCGGGTCAGTGA
- the flgC gene encoding flagellar basal body rod protein FlgC has product MSLGSIFDIAGSGMTAQSLRLNTTASNIANAETASSSTEQTYRARKPVFAAIQQSMLNPSQQGLAFGSEEGPGAGVRVEGIVESDAELQMRFQPDHPAANEEGYVFYPNVNVVEEMADMMSSSRSFQMNVDIMNSAKSMMQRILTLGQQ; this is encoded by the coding sequence ATGTCACTGGGTAGCATTTTCGATATCGCCGGGTCCGGCATGACAGCCCAGTCACTGCGGCTGAACACCACTGCGTCCAACATCGCCAACGCGGAGACTGCCAGTTCCAGTACCGAGCAGACCTATCGTGCCCGCAAGCCCGTGTTCGCGGCCATTCAGCAGTCCATGCTGAATCCGTCCCAACAGGGCCTGGCGTTCGGTAGCGAGGAAGGTCCGGGTGCCGGTGTCCGGGTTGAAGGCATCGTCGAGAGCGACGCCGAACTGCAGATGCGGTTCCAGCCCGATCATCCCGCAGCCAACGAAGAGGGGTATGTGTTTTATCCCAACGTGAATGTGGTTGAAGAGATGGCAGACATGATGTCGTCGTCCCGTAGCTTCCAGATGAATGTGGACATCATGAACAGCGCCAAATCCATGATGCAGCGCATCCTGACCCTGGGTCAGCAGTAA
- a CDS encoding flagellar hook assembly protein FlgD, translating to MSAINPADASDVLSKYKLDQQQTKSGNELGKNEFMELMIAQLKNQNPLEPQDNGEFISQLAQFSSLEEMQSLSGSVDDVANQFRSTQALQASAMVGRTVLAPSSIGILGADGKISGNVEVPASTSGLRISIENQAGERVRQIDMGSQQAGVTGFSWDGKDGNGNSLPPGPYKVVAEASYPDGPEQLGTMMSANVDSVSLGKGGNITLNLAGMGSIALSDVEQIN from the coding sequence ATGAGCGCAATTAACCCGGCAGACGCCTCGGATGTGCTGAGCAAATACAAGCTGGATCAACAGCAGACCAAAAGCGGCAATGAGCTTGGCAAGAACGAGTTCATGGAGCTGATGATTGCCCAACTGAAGAATCAAAATCCGTTGGAGCCCCAGGATAATGGCGAGTTTATCTCGCAGCTGGCGCAGTTCAGTTCCCTGGAGGAGATGCAGAGCCTTTCCGGCAGTGTGGATGATGTGGCAAACCAGTTCCGCTCCACTCAGGCGCTGCAGGCTTCCGCCATGGTGGGCCGTACCGTTCTGGCACCGTCATCCATTGGCATTCTGGGGGCTGACGGAAAGATTTCCGGCAACGTGGAAGTGCCTGCCAGCACCTCTGGCCTGAGAATCTCCATCGAGAACCAGGCCGGCGAGCGGGTACGGCAGATTGATATGGGCTCCCAGCAGGCCGGTGTGACCGGGTTCAGCTGGGACGGTAAGGACGGCAACGGCAACAGTTTGCCTCCTGGCCCCTACAAAGTTGTGGCTGAGGCCTCCTACCCGGACGGGCCCGAGCAGCTTGGCACCATGATGAGCGCCAACGTTGACAGCGTCTCGCTGGGCAAGGGCGGAAACATTACGTTGAATCTCGCGGGCATGGGCTCCATCGCCCTGTCGGACGTTGAACAGATTAACTGA